The following are encoded in a window of Sebastes umbrosus isolate fSebUmb1 chromosome 7, fSebUmb1.pri, whole genome shotgun sequence genomic DNA:
- the LOC119491565 gene encoding extracellular calcium-sensing receptor-like: MYSVLLYSYFSSAVPSPLHSTSCRLQGHFPLNGMHKAGDVVLGGLFSIHLFSVFPDLSFTSEPQQPTCHGFYIVGFRQAQTMAFAIDEINRNSNLLPNVTLGYSLNDNCVNLGIGFRSALSLASGQDEHFILDKTCVGTPPVLGIVGDTFSSSSIAITAVLGLYRLPMVSYFATCSCLSDRQKFPSFFRTIPSDAFQVRAIIQILRRFGWTWAGLLVSKDDYGLHAARSFQSDLAHSGGGCLAYLEVLPWGKDAAELRRIVDLMRKSTARVVIVFAHQSNMINLMEEVVRQNVTGLQWMASEAWTAGTPLQTPHLMPYLSGTLGIAIRRGEIPGFRDFLLRIRPDIQHNNHYGNNVVNQFWEYTFQCRFAPPPAGWVEAGGELCTGQEDLESVETELLDISNLRPEYNVYKAVYALAYALDDMSRCVPGRGPFSGYSCASLQRLELWQLVYYLEKVNFTTPFGDQVSFDENGDALPIYDVMNWLWLPDGRTKVEYVGEVKESAKGEELTLDEDKIFWNFESKKPPRSVCSESCPPGTRMARKKGQPECCFDCIPCSEGKISNNTDSMECTSCPEDFWSSPKRDHCVPKKIEFLSYQEPLGIFLTATTLLGTLICAVVLGISIYHRSTPIIRANNSELSFQLLISLKLCFLCSLLFIGRPRMWTCQLRHAAFGISFVLCVSCILVKTVVVLAVFKASKPGGGGSLKWFGAVQQRGTVMVLTSIQAAICTAWLVSASPAPHKNTQYHNDKIVYECVVGSTVGFAVLLGYIGLLAILSFLLAFMARNLPDSFNEAKLITFSMLIFCAVWVAFVPAYISSPGKYADAVEVFAILASSFGLLVALFGPKCYIILLRPERNTKKAIMARGIES; the protein is encoded by the exons ATGTactctgtgttgttgtattcCTACTTTTCTTCTGCTGTGCCCTCCCCTCTCCATTCCACCTCCTGCCGGTTACAGGGACATTTTCCTCTAAATGGGATGCACAAGGCTGGAGATGTGGTTCTGGGAGGGCTGTTTTCGAtccatttattttctgtctttcctgACCTGTCTTTTACCTCAGAGCCACAACAGCCAACCTGCCACGG TTTTTATATTGTAGGATTCAGACAGGCCCAGACCATGGCCTTTGCTATTGATGAGATCAACAGAAACTCCAACCTGCTACCTAATGTGACTCTGGGATACAGTCTTAATGACAACTGTGTCAACCTAGGAATTGGATTCCGTTCAGCGTTGTCATTAGCCAGTGGTCAAGACGAGCACTTTATATTGGATAAGACCTGTGTAGGAACCCCTCCAGTCCTTGGGATTGTGGGTGATACTTTTTCTAGTAGTTCTATTGCCATCACCGCTGTTTTAGGTTTGTACAGATTACCTATG GTGAGTTATTTTGCCACATGTTCGTGCCTGAGTGACCGGCAAAAGTTTCCATCCTTCTTTAGGACGATCCCAAGTGATGCTTTCCAG GTGCGTGCAATAATTCAGATTCTCAGGCGCTTTGGCTGGACTTGGGCTGGTCTGTTGGTCAGTAAGGATGATTATGGACTCCACGCTGCCAGATCCTTTCAATCTGATCTGGCTCACTCTGGTGGAGGTTGTCTGGCCTATTTAGAAGTTTTGCCCTGGGGCAAAGACGCAGCAGAATTAAGGAGAATTGTGGATTTGATGAGGAAATCTACAGCTCGTGTGGTCATTGTCTTTGCACATCAGAGTAACATGATTAACCTCATGGAAGAG GTGGTGAGGCAGAATGTGACAGGCCTGCAGTGGATGGCCAGTGAAGCCTGGACTGCAGGTACTCCGCTCCAGACCCCCCACCTCATGCCGTACCTGAGTGGCACACTGGGCATTGCCATCCGTCGAGGAGAAATACCAGGATTCAGGGACTTCCTGTTAAGAATACGTCCTGACATACAACACAACAACCACTATGGAAATAACGTG gTAAATCAGTTTTGGGAATACACATTTCAGTGTAGATTTGCACCACCTCCAGCAGGTTGGGTGGAGGCTGGGGGAGAACTATGCACTGGACAGGAAGATCTAGAGAGTGTGGAGACTGAGTTGTTGGACATTTCAAACCTCAGGCCAGAGTATAACGTGTACAAGGCTGTGTATGCTCTGGCGTATGCTCTTGATGACATGTCGCGCTGTGTGCCAGGGAGAGGGCCCTTCAGCGGATACAGCTGTGCCAGTTTGCAAAGACTGGAGCTATGGCAG CTTGTGTATTACTTGGAAAAGGTCAACTTCACCACACCATTTGGTGATCAAGTGTCATTTGATGAGAATGGTGATGCATTACCAATATATGATGTCATGAACTGGCTGTGGCTCCCTGATGGACGAACTAAAGTTGAGTATGTGGGCGAGGTTAAAGAGTCAGCCAAAGGTGAAGAACTCACACTCGATGAAGACAAAATCTTCTGGAACTTTGAATCCAAAAAG CCACCCCGGTCAGTGTGCAGTGAGAGCTGTCCTCCAGGTACCCGCATGGCCAGAAAGAAGGGGCAACCTGAGTGCTGTTTTGACTGCATCCCTTGTTCTGAGGGAAAGATCAGCAATAACACTG ACTCCATGGAGTGCACAAGTTGTCCAGAGGATTTCTGGTCCAGTCCCAAGCGTGACCACTGTGTTCCTAAGAAAATAGAGTTCCTCTCCTATCAAGAGCCTCTAGGTATCTTCCTAACAGCCACCACATTGTTGGGCACATTAATCTGTGCTGTTGTCTTGGGCATCTCCATCTATCATCGCAGCACCCCTATAATACGCGCCAACAATTCAGAACTGAGTTTCCAGCTATtgatatcacttaaattatgttTCCTCTGCTCACTATTGTTTATCGGCCGTCCCAGGATGTGGACATGCCAATTGAGACATGCAGCGTTTGGGATCAGCTTTGTACTTTGTGTCTCATGCATCCTGGTGAAAACGGTGGTGGTTCTGGCTGTGTTCAAGGCCTCCaaaccaggaggaggaggcagtcTCAAGTGGTTTGGTGCTGTGCAGCAGAGAGGGACAGTTATGGTTCTTACTTCTATTCAGGCAGCAATCTGCACTGCTTGGCTTGTCTCTGCTTCACCAGCTCctcataaaaacactcaatacCACAATGACAAAATAGTTTATGAGTGTGTAGTTGGGTCCACAGTTGGTTTTGCAGTGTTACTGGGTTACATTGGCTTACTGGCTATACTCAGCTTTCTACTAGCATTCATGGCGAGGAATCTTCCAGATAGTTTCAATGAGGCCAAGCTCATCACTTTCAGCATGCTGATCTTCTGTGCTGTGTGGGTGGCCTTTGTCCCCGCTTATATTAGCTCACCAGGCAAATATGCAGATGCAGTGGAGGTATTCGCCATCCTGGCCTCCAGTTTTGGCCTCTTGGTTGCACTGTTTGGACCCAAATGTTATATAATCCTGCTGAGACCCGAGAGGAACACAAAGAAAGCAATAATGGCCCGGGGCATTGAGTCATAA
- the LOC119491566 gene encoding extracellular calcium-sensing receptor-like, whose amino-acid sequence MAFAIDEINRNSNLLPNVTLGYSLNDNCVNLGIGFRSALSLASGQDEHFILDKTCVVRQNVTGLQWMASEAWTAGTPLQTPHLMPYLSGTLGIAIRRGEIPGFRDFLLRISPDIQHNNRYGNNVPPRSVCSESCPPGTRMARKKGQPECCFDCIPCSEGKISNNTDSMECTSCPEDFWSSPQRDHCVPKKIEFLSYQEPLGIFLTATTLLGTLICAVVLGISIYHRSTPIIRANNSELSFQLLISLKLCFLCSLLFIGRPRRWTCQLRHAAFGISFVLCVSCILVKTVVVLAVFKASKPGGGGSLKWFGAVQQRGTVMVLTSIQAAICTAWLVSASPAPHKNTQYHNDKIVYECVVGSTVGFAVLLGYIGLLAILSFLLAFMARNLPDSFNEAKLITFSMLIFCAVWVAFVPAYISSPGKYADAVEVFAILASSFGLLVALFGPKCYIILLRPERNTKKAIMARGIES is encoded by the exons ATGGCCTTTGCTATTGATGAGATCAACAGAAACTCCAACCTGCTACCTAATGTGACTCTGGGATACAGTCTTAATGACAACTGTGTCAACCTAGGAATTGGATTCCGTTCAGCTTTGTCATTAGCCAGTGGTCAAGACGAGCACTTTATATTGGACAAGACCTGT GTGGTGAGGCAGAATGTGACAGGCCTGCAGTGGATGGCCAGTGAAGCCTGGACTGCAGGTACTCCGCTCCAGACCCCCCACCTCATGCCGTACCTGAGTGGCACACTGGGCATTGCCATCCGTCGAGGAGAAATACCAGGATTCAGGGACTTCCTGTTAAGAATAAGTCCTGACATACAACACAACAACCGCTATGGAAATAACGTG CCACCCCGGTCAGTGTGCAGTGAGAGCTGTCCTCCAGGTACCCGCATGGCCAGAAAGAAGGGGCAACCTGAGTGCTGTTTTGACTGCATCCCTTGTTCTGAGGGAAAGATCAGCAATAACACTG ACTCCATGGAGTGCACAAGTTGTCCAGAGGATTTCTGGTCCAGTCCCCAGCGTGACCACTGTGTTCCTAAGAAAATAGAGTTCCTCTCCTATCAAGAGCCTCTGGGTATCTTCCTGACAGCCACCACATTGTTGGGCACATTAATCTGTGCTGTTGTCTTGGGCATCTCCATCTATCATCGCAGCACCCCTATAATACGCGCCAACAATTCAGAACTGAGTTTCCAGCTATtgatatcacttaaattatgttTCCTCTGCTCACTATTGTTTATCGGCCGTCCCAGGAGGTGGACATGCCAATTGAGACATGCAGCGTTTGGGATCAGCTTTGTACTTTGTGTCTCATGCATCCTGGTGAAAACGGTGGTGGTTCTGGCTGTGTTCAAGGCCTCCaaaccaggaggaggaggcagtcTCAAGTGGTTTGGTGCTGTGCAGCAGAGAGGGACAGTTATGGTTCTTACTTCTATTCAGGCAGCAATCTGCACTGCTTGGCTTGTCTCTGCTTCACCAGCTCctcataaaaacactcaatacCACAATGACAAAATAGTTTATGAGTGTGTAGTTGGGTCCACAGTTGGTTTTGCAGTGTTACTGGGTTACATTGGCTTACTGGCTATACTCAGCTTCCTACTAGCATTCATGGCGAGGAATCTTCCAGATAGTTTCAATGAGGCCAAGCTCATCACTTTCAGCATGCTGATCTTCTGTGCTGTGTGGGTGGCCTTTGTCCCCGCTTATATTAGCTCACCAGGCAAATATGCAGATGCAGTGGAGGTATTCGCCATCCTGGCCTCCAGTTTTGGCCTCTTGGTTGCACTGTTTGGACCCAAATGTTACATAATCCTGCTGAGACCAGAGAGGAACACAAAGAAAGCAATAATGGCCCGGGGCATTGAGTCATAA